A genome region from Fervidobacterium changbaicum includes the following:
- a CDS encoding tetratricopeptide repeat protein encodes MKNRRWIFLLTVFAILLTTLAFADSKTEDLNKMFYEARRDRDASKIQSVIKDIESTPNFDKDSRLLTILADAYLEYGLWGVSDKEKEKTYEKARSYAEMALKIDPRNGRASYIAGASIGRLAQYRGIFQSVFMLGDFDRYIDSAIKLLDEKDEEQRLYKTFAYIASGMRYRDVPWPFYNYKKSEELLNSALKLTPNYSNIYLELGLLYVKTGDKTKAKEMFEKVISMPPHPWLVKTHEEAVKTAQEELKKLK; translated from the coding sequence ATGAAAAACAGAAGGTGGATTTTTCTTTTGACGGTGTTTGCTATTTTACTAACCACTCTGGCTTTTGCAGATTCAAAAACAGAAGACTTAAACAAAATGTTCTACGAAGCAAGAAGAGACCGTGATGCGAGCAAGATTCAAAGTGTTATTAAAGACATCGAATCAACACCAAATTTCGACAAAGATTCGAGACTTCTGACGATATTAGCAGATGCGTATTTAGAATACGGCTTGTGGGGAGTAAGTGACAAAGAAAAAGAGAAGACGTACGAAAAAGCACGCTCCTACGCAGAAATGGCTCTCAAAATCGATCCAAGGAATGGCAGGGCATCTTACATAGCAGGTGCCTCAATTGGTAGGCTGGCTCAGTACAGAGGTATATTTCAAAGCGTTTTCATGCTCGGGGATTTCGACAGATACATCGACAGCGCAATAAAACTCCTCGATGAAAAAGACGAAGAACAAAGGTTGTATAAAACATTTGCTTACATAGCTTCTGGCATGAGATACAGAGATGTTCCATGGCCGTTCTATAACTACAAAAAGTCCGAAGAACTTTTGAACAGCGCGTTGAAACTTACTCCAAACTATTCAAACATTTACTTAGAACTTGGACTTCTGTATGTTAAAACAGGTGACAAAACAAAAGCAAAGGAGATGTTCGAGAAAGTAATTTCCATGCCACCTCATCCTTGGCTTGTTAAAACACACGAAGAAGCTGTGAAAACAGCTCAGGAAGAACTGAAAAAGTTGAAATAG
- a CDS encoding winged helix-turn-helix domain-containing protein, whose product MEGMERAENFVFFEYSPLYRQMAILQALFEGITKHSELALKAGIVPSLVNKYLKNFEKEGLVRKTKKGYELTSEGIVRLNYLRLGYLSEISQMYKSIELKFQDIFLKITGKKDLCVYGAGVVGKMLAQLISTRQTHNVVAFLDEDEKKVGSRIEGIPVMPLDTRVQADAYIVASFKNAESMAKKLLDKGYRNVYTVEFSKDRLRLVWKG is encoded by the coding sequence ATGGAAGGTATGGAAAGAGCCGAAAATTTCGTGTTTTTTGAATATTCCCCACTTTACAGACAGATGGCTATCCTTCAAGCTTTGTTTGAAGGAATAACGAAGCATTCCGAACTGGCTTTGAAAGCCGGAATCGTTCCATCGCTTGTGAACAAATACCTGAAGAACTTTGAAAAAGAAGGACTGGTTCGTAAAACAAAAAAGGGCTACGAATTAACAAGTGAAGGTATCGTTCGGCTCAATTACCTGAGGTTAGGATACTTATCGGAAATCTCCCAAATGTATAAGAGCATCGAACTCAAATTCCAAGACATATTCCTGAAGATCACAGGCAAGAAGGACCTTTGTGTTTACGGAGCTGGTGTTGTTGGGAAGATGCTTGCTCAGTTGATTTCCACAAGGCAAACCCACAATGTAGTAGCCTTTTTAGATGAAGATGAAAAGAAGGTCGGAAGTCGGATCGAAGGGATACCGGTTATGCCACTTGACACACGCGTTCAGGCTGATGCCTACATAGTCGCTTCATTCAAGAACGCCGAGTCAATGGCGAAAAAATTGCTCGACAAAGGTTATAGGAATGTCTACACTGTAGAATTCAGCAAAGATAGGTTAAGACTCGTATGGAAAGGATAG
- a CDS encoding tetratricopeptide repeat protein gives MEYGVWGASDKEKEKFYEKARSYAEATLKLDPKNGRASYVAGSVIGRLARYRGIVQSLFMLEDFDRYIDNAIKLLNENDEEQRLYKTFAYIASGMRYRDVPWPLYNYKKAKELLNAALKLMLNYPNICLELGYLYLKTGEKAEAKEMFEAKDTLVSSDMSNS, from the coding sequence ATGGAGTACGGTGTATGGGGTGCAAGCGATAAAGAGAAAGAAAAATTTTACGAAAAGGCAAGAAGTTACGCTGAAGCCACGCTCAAACTCGATCCCAAAAACGGTCGAGCTTCATACGTTGCAGGTTCTGTAATAGGAAGACTCGCGCGGTACAGAGGCATCGTCCAAAGCCTTTTCATGCTTGAAGACTTTGACAGATACATCGACAACGCAATTAAGCTGTTAAACGAAAATGACGAAGAACAAAGATTGTACAAGACCTTTGCCTATATCGCTTCTGGTATGAGATACAGAGACGTTCCATGGCCACTGTACAATTACAAAAAGGCAAAAGAGCTTCTTAATGCTGCCTTAAAGCTTATGCTCAATTATCCAAACATTTGCCTTGAGCTTGGTTACCTGTATTTAAAGACCGGAGAAAAGGCAGAAGCCAAGGAGATGTTTGAAGCTAAAGACACTCTCGTGTCTTCAGACATGAGTAACAGCTGA
- a CDS encoding GGDEF domain-containing response regulator — MKKVLIVDDSAVWRTYLQNLLELHGHTTEVAKDGLEGLNKFFTFLPDVVILDYVMPKLNGVHFTRFIRSFSTFRNVGIMILTGAEETINPFWAKKSGANVFLKKTAAQSEIERTVLEFVSQPFSMEWSRELHTLHIEPYGELVDILEESLRDSTITKEILQLSEYIYDETLIMKKIYSLFTELLEFDNFYACISTYSHARIYAFGKTDLASPYSVLEKAENYGFFSYFEYVEKCYNFADRNLGQAVVELMSKKDEPIGFVLIENPKIPEVAGHILALANYSISQLFDLLNYNKLLGSGKELDEVTGAYNRHSIAAKITNLMDFSKRSELPLSFVRITLRSLRKLYISKGAEYTNRLLKSFVTLLEESLSDTVARVSIGEFLVVLLGKNQQQAQAQIDSLLKLCSEPGRCEDLKELVIETYILEWKDESIGEIFERLSSKK, encoded by the coding sequence TTGAAAAAGGTACTCATAGTGGATGATTCTGCTGTGTGGAGGACTTATCTACAGAATCTTTTAGAACTGCACGGGCACACAACTGAAGTTGCAAAAGATGGGCTTGAAGGCTTGAATAAATTTTTCACGTTCCTACCTGATGTGGTCATTCTGGACTACGTCATGCCAAAACTAAACGGTGTTCACTTCACAAGATTCATTAGAAGCTTCAGTACATTCAGGAACGTCGGAATTATGATCCTTACGGGGGCTGAAGAGACAATAAATCCGTTCTGGGCAAAAAAGAGCGGTGCAAATGTGTTCTTGAAAAAGACGGCAGCTCAGAGTGAGATCGAAAGAACCGTTCTTGAGTTTGTATCCCAGCCGTTCTCTATGGAATGGTCAAGAGAACTCCACACGCTCCACATCGAACCGTACGGCGAACTTGTGGACATACTTGAGGAAAGTCTGCGAGACTCCACAATCACAAAGGAAATTTTGCAACTCTCAGAATACATCTACGACGAAACCCTTATCATGAAGAAAATCTACTCACTTTTCACCGAACTGCTTGAGTTCGACAACTTTTACGCCTGCATCTCTACTTACTCACATGCAAGAATATACGCATTTGGGAAAACTGACCTTGCAAGTCCGTACAGTGTGTTAGAAAAAGCAGAAAATTACGGTTTTTTTAGTTACTTCGAGTATGTTGAGAAATGCTACAACTTTGCCGATAGAAACTTAGGACAAGCTGTCGTGGAGCTCATGTCAAAGAAAGATGAACCTATAGGCTTCGTTCTTATCGAAAATCCGAAAATCCCCGAAGTCGCGGGACATATCCTTGCACTTGCTAATTACAGCATCTCTCAATTATTTGATTTGCTCAATTACAACAAGCTACTTGGTAGTGGGAAAGAATTAGATGAAGTAACGGGAGCTTACAATCGTCATTCGATAGCTGCCAAAATAACCAATTTGATGGATTTCTCAAAAAGAAGCGAACTACCCCTCTCGTTCGTTCGTATCACACTGCGAAGTCTAAGGAAACTTTACATTTCCAAAGGTGCGGAATATACAAACCGTTTGCTGAAAAGCTTTGTAACATTGCTTGAAGAAAGTCTTTCCGATACAGTTGCAAGAGTCTCAATCGGTGAATTCTTAGTAGTCTTATTAGGAAAAAACCAACAACAAGCGCAAGCTCAGATAGATTCACTTTTGAAGCTCTGCTCTGAACCAGGCAGATGCGAAGATTTAAAAGAATTGGTCATAGAAACATATATCCTTGAATGGAAAGATGAAAGTATCGGTGAGATCTTTGAAAGGCTATCAAGCAAGAAATAA
- a CDS encoding DUF342 domain-containing protein, with amino-acid sequence MEVIKAKELTEVFDELEKRYGKNWYEHVHVDISTDADGTIRVTITPIAFRAFVGKEVKATEDFHDVVAGKKMGEYLEEAVSKIENLEEKLKEYENPRIYVTVSEDEMKAYVTIIPGLEKEMPTIDELIGALNKSGVIFGIKKDVLEKIINEKMTYQQILVAEGKLPEAPVNAMIEYRFKISRELEGLDEFPSCTEGQVLAEKIPPKDGVPGRTVTGKEIPSQKGQDFDLRKYAGENTKVVDNKIVAAISGQPYVDEEGRVHVRDVLIIGEQDLERCRKFDFPGTIVVTCNVDGPFRISAGRDLNINGVVSGSVKIKAGGDVYIKGGFFGRGRGLVMADGSVTVQFITEGLVIAKKDIYVGDYVMNSEVIAGRSVKVSGEGLILGGNVKAVELVEARRIGNEFGVATNVEVGIDFEYETRKAEITHRLKLLLDEMSDISVYVLKLRAAYEKLSESFSVNKDKFRSLIVQLEARREEIANEINELRQKLKALKFVSTQEMFKLNPRIIIKETCFAGVTMTILGESYKTTFELGPRALNLQALKELKTQRTKK; translated from the coding sequence ATGGAGGTTATCAAAGCAAAGGAGTTAACAGAAGTCTTCGATGAGCTTGAGAAACGGTACGGGAAAAATTGGTACGAACACGTTCACGTTGATATTAGTACGGATGCAGATGGTACTATTCGTGTAACCATCACACCTATTGCCTTTAGAGCTTTTGTAGGGAAAGAGGTAAAAGCCACGGAAGATTTTCATGATGTCGTTGCTGGAAAGAAGATGGGAGAATATTTGGAGGAAGCAGTTTCGAAGATTGAAAATCTTGAAGAGAAGCTCAAAGAGTATGAAAATCCAAGAATTTACGTAACAGTAAGCGAAGATGAAATGAAAGCGTATGTCACCATTATCCCTGGACTTGAAAAGGAGATGCCGACAATAGACGAACTAATCGGTGCCCTGAACAAATCAGGTGTGATCTTTGGTATCAAAAAGGATGTTCTTGAAAAGATAATCAACGAGAAGATGACCTACCAGCAGATATTAGTTGCGGAGGGAAAACTGCCAGAAGCCCCTGTGAATGCGATGATAGAATATAGGTTCAAAATATCAAGAGAACTTGAAGGCTTAGACGAATTCCCCAGTTGCACCGAGGGGCAGGTGCTTGCCGAGAAAATTCCCCCAAAGGACGGCGTTCCAGGAAGAACGGTGACTGGCAAAGAAATACCGAGTCAAAAGGGGCAAGATTTTGATTTGAGAAAATACGCCGGTGAAAATACAAAGGTCGTAGACAACAAAATCGTTGCTGCAATTAGCGGTCAACCGTATGTAGATGAAGAAGGAAGAGTCCACGTTAGGGACGTTCTTATCATTGGAGAACAAGATTTGGAAAGATGCCGGAAGTTTGATTTTCCAGGAACGATTGTTGTTACATGTAATGTCGACGGGCCTTTTAGAATAAGTGCCGGTAGGGATTTAAATATCAACGGTGTAGTGTCTGGAAGTGTCAAGATTAAAGCTGGTGGGGATGTGTACATAAAAGGTGGGTTCTTTGGCAGGGGAAGAGGTTTGGTGATGGCTGATGGAAGTGTTACTGTGCAGTTCATAACCGAGGGGTTGGTGATAGCTAAAAAGGACATTTATGTAGGAGATTATGTGATGAACTCAGAAGTGATAGCAGGCAGGTCAGTCAAGGTTTCTGGAGAAGGATTGATCTTGGGAGGTAACGTAAAGGCTGTGGAACTCGTTGAAGCAAGACGCATTGGAAATGAATTCGGGGTGGCAACGAATGTTGAAGTAGGTATAGATTTTGAATACGAAACAAGAAAAGCGGAGATAACACACAGGTTGAAGTTGCTCTTAGATGAAATGAGCGATATAAGTGTGTATGTCTTAAAACTAAGGGCTGCATATGAGAAGCTTTCTGAAAGTTTTTCTGTTAACAAGGACAAATTTAGAAGCCTTATCGTTCAACTGGAGGCCAGGAGAGAGGAGATTGCAAACGAAATCAATGAGCTGAGACAAAAACTAAAGGCCCTAAAGTTTGTTTCTACTCAGGAGATGTTCAAGTTAAATCCGAGAATTATCATAAAGGAGACTTGTTTTGCAGGTGTGACGATGACGATACTCGGCGAAAGTTACAAGACAACATTTGAACTGGGACCAAGGGCATTGAATCTACAGGCTTTAAAAGAGTTAAAAACTCAAAGAACAAAGAAGTAA
- a CDS encoding chemotaxis protein CheB, translating into MKLKNQKSASNTKKVIIVGSAGSPSVAVDILKIEEKLNIPVVVVIHFTSSAIPTFAQHIHSETGHDVTIVDGLTILEPGIYLPEGGKDLVFVNEETVTVIDEQTSKESVHPSISALFKSLRKVANPDFTIIVLGGLGNDGAEYVKELKAKGVKFVIEKTPKFPYLPDNIARQLGERYERYEIERIRELIKTINIQNSSEKARKIENHTEGGDGN; encoded by the coding sequence TTGAAGTTGAAAAATCAAAAAAGCGCGTCAAACACAAAAAAGGTCATTATCGTAGGCTCAGCTGGAAGTCCTTCAGTAGCTGTGGACATTCTAAAGATCGAAGAAAAATTGAATATACCTGTTGTTGTAGTTATTCACTTCACAAGCAGTGCAATACCGACGTTTGCACAGCATATTCATTCTGAAACCGGCCATGATGTGACGATAGTCGACGGTCTAACCATCCTTGAGCCGGGGATCTATTTGCCCGAAGGCGGTAAGGATTTGGTCTTTGTCAACGAAGAGACCGTAACGGTTATCGATGAACAAACATCGAAAGAAAGCGTGCACCCTTCCATCTCCGCTTTGTTTAAATCTCTTAGGAAAGTGGCAAATCCGGACTTCACAATAATTGTCCTCGGTGGTTTGGGGAACGACGGTGCTGAATATGTCAAAGAATTGAAGGCAAAAGGTGTAAAATTCGTTATCGAAAAGACGCCGAAGTTTCCGTATCTTCCAGACAATATAGCTCGGCAATTGGGTGAAAGGTACGAAAGATACGAAATTGAAAGGATAAGAGAGCTGATCAAGACGATAAATATCCAAAATTCCTCGGAAAAGGCGCGAAAAATTGAAAATCATACAGAAGGCGGTGATGGGAATTGA
- the lgt gene encoding prolipoprotein diacylglyceryl transferase: protein MTKVKALRAVLLAAIFFAIAFGLFLFLKEVFSGRLIVRDYIFQIGRFQIRWYSVCIATGIFTAYFLARRRLKNYPITPEDLDEGVFWGVIFGILGARTYYVIFNWSYYSRYPSEIYKIWHGGLAIHGGFFAALLTIYVYSKIKKRFTFVQAADLFTSVLPIAQAIGRWGNFFNYEAYGRPTNLPWGMYVPPERRMPGFDIATHFHPTFLYESLWDLAVFVILYFIVEKRKRHFGETTALYLVMYSLGRFWIEGLRLDSLMVGHLRTAQIVSIVLIIFGASWYAFLLGKNKNSETNPESKYQPKG, encoded by the coding sequence GTGACAAAAGTAAAAGCTTTAAGAGCAGTTTTACTAGCGGCTATTTTCTTTGCAATTGCTTTCGGTTTATTTCTTTTTTTGAAAGAAGTTTTTTCAGGTAGGCTGATCGTAAGGGATTACATCTTCCAAATTGGACGTTTTCAGATCAGATGGTACAGTGTATGCATAGCTACGGGGATCTTCACAGCGTATTTTCTTGCCAGAAGAAGACTGAAAAACTATCCTATAACCCCCGAAGACCTCGACGAAGGTGTATTCTGGGGAGTTATATTCGGTATACTTGGTGCAAGGACTTACTACGTGATCTTCAACTGGTCGTATTATTCACGTTATCCTTCTGAAATTTACAAAATTTGGCACGGAGGACTCGCTATACACGGTGGATTTTTCGCAGCGCTTTTAACAATATATGTGTATTCAAAAATAAAGAAACGGTTCACCTTCGTTCAGGCAGCTGACCTTTTCACCTCCGTTCTTCCAATTGCCCAAGCGATTGGTAGATGGGGGAACTTTTTTAACTACGAAGCCTACGGCAGACCGACAAACTTGCCATGGGGAATGTATGTTCCACCAGAAAGGCGAATGCCGGGTTTCGACATTGCAACTCATTTCCACCCAACATTTCTTTACGAAAGCCTCTGGGATTTAGCGGTGTTTGTGATACTTTACTTCATCGTAGAGAAAAGAAAAAGGCACTTCGGGGAAACGACCGCACTCTATCTTGTGATGTATTCTCTGGGTAGGTTTTGGATAGAAGGTCTGCGTTTAGATAGTCTCATGGTAGGGCACCTCAGAACTGCGCAGATAGTAAGCATAGTGCTCATAATCTTCGGAGCATCGTGGTACGCTTTTCTGCTTGGGAAGAACAAAAATTCAGAAACAAATCCCGAAAGTAAATATCAGCCTAAAGGATAA
- the fmt gene encoding methionyl-tRNA formyltransferase, producing the protein MRILFLGTPEFAASYLEFLLERNYNIVAVISQADKPRGRGQKLLPTPVKEVALKYKIPVFQPKSLAIEGMEVIEKFRPNIGIVVAYGRLLKKPFLDALEFYNVHASLLPKYRGAAPMQRCLEAGEKVTGVTIFKISEGMDDGDIAMQKAFEISECETLGELYEKMIKYGTQLLDKFLTNYPVPLIPQDHTQASYAPKIEKKDLCVDFSMPAEVVRNKIRAYDPVPGTRALLDDVEVKLFGACEVEEFEFDSGHGALPTPGTVVCIDKSKGGLVACEDKALWIKYIQFPGKNKITFNDAKNGGLIKEGMVLKKIE; encoded by the coding sequence TTGAGAATACTCTTTCTTGGTACTCCGGAATTTGCCGCAAGTTATTTGGAATTCTTGCTGGAAAGGAATTACAACATTGTGGCTGTTATCTCACAGGCAGACAAACCGCGCGGAAGAGGTCAGAAGTTGTTGCCAACTCCTGTGAAGGAAGTGGCTTTGAAGTACAAAATACCTGTTTTCCAACCGAAGAGTTTGGCAATAGAAGGGATGGAAGTTATCGAGAAGTTCAGGCCAAACATTGGCATCGTTGTTGCGTACGGTAGGCTTTTGAAAAAGCCGTTTTTAGACGCTCTGGAGTTTTACAACGTTCATGCCTCGCTTTTGCCTAAGTACAGAGGCGCAGCTCCTATGCAAAGATGCTTAGAAGCAGGTGAAAAAGTTACAGGGGTTACTATATTCAAAATCTCAGAAGGAATGGACGATGGAGATATAGCGATGCAAAAGGCTTTTGAAATCAGCGAATGTGAGACGCTCGGTGAATTGTACGAAAAGATGATTAAATACGGAACGCAATTGCTCGATAAGTTTTTAACAAATTATCCAGTTCCATTGATCCCCCAAGACCACACGCAAGCCAGTTATGCTCCGAAGATTGAGAAGAAAGATCTGTGTGTGGATTTTTCAATGCCAGCAGAAGTGGTGAGGAATAAGATCAGAGCGTACGATCCTGTTCCAGGAACAAGGGCGTTGTTAGACGATGTTGAAGTTAAGTTGTTCGGTGCTTGCGAAGTTGAGGAATTTGAATTCGATAGTGGGCATGGGGCTTTACCAACGCCAGGAACGGTGGTATGTATAGACAAATCGAAAGGTGGGCTTGTTGCTTGCGAAGATAAAGCGTTGTGGATAAAGTATATACAATTTCCGGGAAAGAATAAAATAACCTTTAATGATGCGAAGAACGGTGGGCTTATAAAGGAAGGCATGGTGTTGAAGAAAATTGAATAG
- a CDS encoding cache domain-containing protein, translating to MGWKKVSTEILPIVFAIFVVVSLMAMYFEVSFTTKAANEEWIKKVKALADTQIETVVKSTKLIQGFVETILDDDKAITLFKKRDREGLYNYLLPKYLSFKNVGVGQLHFITPDLKSFLRFHKPEEYGDDLSFRKMLVKVIETKQKLTGVEPGIIGLVLRAISPIMENGEFIGIVEAGIIYDESLLKELESKVGGVSELYILYDHQGKLETPTVLKSNPNVDLAKEIDIDKFLKDENYYEFKNGYLYMSSHFKNIDNETVAILLSKIPLTNVYAQEKTSKIITIVFSIIIATVLLSMSFFMHRSIKKQLAFNRASENLIRNISESIIHTSSSASEIKSMAENTELATTEVDKALQEFSAYLEESRAETETTINGLTEFTNTIEQITEYTSKLATLTETLSQLSDRITDISDTITVLAINVSIETSKQNIDKEGLLRIAEMIMELSNSARNLAKESKHSLENVENIVASTTLVTEKIRKRISSVRESLDSIVQVAQASTTNVEKIVSASKMAHNSVEQLYSGIEQLEEAIIKIKEEIETFSSKVLTALQSGKANEQDQE from the coding sequence ATGGGATGGAAAAAAGTAAGTACAGAAATACTCCCGATTGTTTTTGCAATTTTTGTTGTTGTGTCACTAATGGCCATGTATTTTGAGGTGAGCTTCACAACCAAAGCCGCCAACGAAGAATGGATTAAAAAGGTAAAAGCACTGGCAGATACCCAAATCGAAACCGTTGTCAAATCAACTAAATTAATCCAAGGATTTGTTGAAACTATTTTAGACGATGACAAAGCAATTACACTTTTTAAAAAGCGGGACAGAGAAGGTTTGTATAATTATCTTCTCCCTAAATACCTCAGCTTCAAAAACGTAGGAGTAGGCCAGCTACACTTCATAACTCCGGACTTAAAGTCGTTTTTGAGGTTCCACAAGCCTGAAGAATACGGCGACGACCTGTCGTTCAGAAAAATGCTTGTAAAGGTCATCGAAACAAAACAAAAATTAACAGGTGTAGAGCCCGGGATCATAGGTTTAGTCTTAAGGGCTATTTCTCCGATAATGGAAAATGGAGAATTCATAGGTATAGTCGAAGCTGGGATCATATACGATGAATCACTCTTGAAAGAATTGGAGAGCAAAGTTGGTGGTGTTAGTGAGTTGTACATCCTCTACGACCACCAAGGAAAGCTGGAAACACCCACGGTTCTTAAGAGCAATCCTAACGTCGATTTAGCCAAAGAAATAGATATCGATAAATTCCTAAAAGATGAGAATTATTACGAATTCAAAAACGGATATCTTTACATGTCAAGCCATTTTAAAAACATAGACAACGAAACAGTAGCAATTCTTCTGTCAAAAATTCCTCTGACAAACGTTTACGCACAGGAAAAAACATCCAAAATAATCACCATAGTGTTTTCAATTATAATCGCTACCGTCTTGCTTTCCATGTCGTTCTTCATGCATAGGAGTATAAAAAAGCAACTTGCTTTCAACAGGGCAAGCGAGAACCTTATTAGAAATATCTCAGAGAGCATCATACATACTTCCTCTTCGGCATCCGAGATAAAGTCAATGGCAGAAAACACAGAATTAGCAACGACTGAAGTTGACAAAGCCTTGCAAGAATTTTCCGCATATCTTGAAGAAAGCCGTGCAGAGACCGAGACGACGATAAATGGTCTAACGGAGTTCACCAACACCATTGAGCAGATCACCGAATACACTTCAAAACTTGCTACACTAACGGAAACACTCAGCCAACTTTCAGACAGGATAACAGATATATCCGACACAATCACCGTTTTGGCAATAAACGTTTCCATAGAGACGAGTAAACAGAATATTGATAAAGAAGGCTTACTAAGGATCGCCGAGATGATAATGGAACTTTCAAATTCTGCGCGTAACCTTGCAAAAGAAAGCAAACATTCCCTTGAAAACGTTGAAAATATAGTCGCCTCAACAACGCTTGTAACTGAAAAGATAAGAAAGCGAATATCATCAGTTCGAGAATCTCTTGATTCTATCGTGCAGGTGGCCCAGGCATCTACGACGAACGTTGAGAAGATAGTTAGTGCTTCGAAGATGGCGCACAATTCAGTTGAACAGCTCTACTCAGGTATCGAACAGCTCGAAGAAGCTATAATTAAAATAAAGGAAGAAATCGAAACATTCAGTTCAAAAGTGCTAACTGCGTTACAATCTGGGAAAGCCAACGAGCAGGATCAGGAATAA
- a CDS encoding methyl-accepting chemotaxis protein yields the protein MKINWRISWSYAITVSIFVLAWVVVILLFFMSEATKSTTDVAYKVLLQEVVAISQTKSYALIFMEKPSFGYYYMVDEKGYTVAHTDKTKVGLNVREQVPELFEFMEKNKKGVYEYKYEGIKRYVAFTYDGQYYFAHATSENELLNRFQKFKTTFNRVLLPVVILLTLVSSYFVAEFLLKKPRYQLKVSNNLVKNISENIIQTSSSASEIKAMAENTESAANQVDRSLEEFAAYLEESRAETETTIRGLNEFTNTIEQITEYTSKLAVLTESLGKLTDSITDISDNITVLAINVSIETSKQNIDREGLSRIAEMIMELSNSARNLAKESKQSLENVENIVTSTTLITEKITKRLSSVRESLNTILQVSQASTTNVDKLVNASRIAHESVEELYSGIEQLEEAIMNIKDEIERFKEEIGKFNL from the coding sequence ATGAAAATCAACTGGCGCATTTCTTGGAGCTACGCGATAACTGTTTCTATTTTTGTCTTAGCCTGGGTTGTCGTTATCCTTTTGTTCTTCATGTCAGAAGCAACAAAATCCACCACCGATGTCGCTTACAAAGTTTTACTGCAGGAAGTCGTCGCCATTTCACAGACCAAAAGCTATGCTTTAATATTTATGGAAAAACCATCTTTCGGATACTACTACATGGTGGACGAAAAAGGGTACACCGTTGCTCACACGGACAAAACAAAAGTTGGACTAAATGTCCGAGAACAAGTCCCCGAACTGTTCGAATTCATGGAAAAAAATAAAAAAGGAGTTTACGAATACAAATACGAAGGCATAAAGCGGTACGTTGCCTTTACATACGATGGACAATATTATTTTGCACACGCGACATCGGAAAACGAGTTACTTAACCGTTTCCAAAAGTTCAAAACCACTTTCAACAGAGTGCTGCTACCAGTGGTAATTTTACTCACTCTTGTGAGTAGCTACTTTGTGGCCGAATTCCTTTTGAAAAAACCGAGGTACCAACTTAAAGTTTCAAACAACTTAGTCAAAAATATCTCGGAAAATATTATACAGACGTCTTCTTCTGCATCGGAGATTAAGGCTATGGCAGAGAACACCGAAAGTGCAGCAAACCAAGTAGACCGCTCGCTCGAAGAATTTGCAGCTTACTTAGAAGAAAGCAGAGCGGAAACTGAAACCACGATAAGAGGGCTTAACGAATTCACAAACACAATAGAGCAGATAACGGAATACACTTCGAAACTCGCCGTGTTAACGGAATCTCTTGGAAAATTGACCGACAGCATTACCGATATTTCAGACAACATCACCGTTTTGGCAATTAACGTATCCATCGAAACGAGCAAACAGAACATAGACAGGGAAGGATTGTCAAGGATCGCCGAAATGATTATGGAACTTTCCAATTCTGCGCGTAACCTTGCAAAAGAGAGCAAACAATCTCTTGAAAATGTTGAAAACATAGTGACATCAACGACGCTGATAACAGAAAAAATCACAAAACGCCTATCCTCCGTTCGAGAATCGCTCAACACGATACTCCAAGTGTCGCAAGCTTCGACCACAAACGTCGATAAACTTGTTAATGCATCACGTATAGCTCACGAATCGGTAGAAGAACTCTATTCGGGCATCGAACAGCTCGAGGAAGCTATCATGAACATAAAAGACGAGATTGAAAGATTCAAGGAAGAAATTGGGAAGTTCAACTTGTGA